The genomic region TCACTCTTTCTCCTGGGGTGTTTATTATCTCCTTGTCTATCCCAGATGTTTTCTTGCCACGATTGGTCTGAGTGATTTGTCTTACTGCAAACAGTAGGTTTGCGTGGCTTCGTAACATAAGCTTTTGCAAGCTCCTTAGCTTGCGAAAGTTACCAAGTTGTCTAGCACGAAAGATTCTTTGCCTTAGATTTCGAACAGCTTTCATTATCCGTCGCCAATTGATTTGGCTCCAGTTCTCAAGCTGTTTCCTCTGTCCGTTTACTAACATAAGAGTGTTTGTATCTAACTTGTTATTGGATTTGATTTCTTTTTCAATTTGTCTTTCGTATAAGACCCAGGTGAATTCTGCTATTCCTTTCGGTCAGAGGCAAATCTTGAACCCCTATTTGGAGCATTACCTCCAACATTCGCTTTCTCACCCATCCTGTACCCTCCAAGGAGTTCCGTCATTGTTACCTTTGACCTACTGGAGTTATCGACATTCTCCAGACCTTGTAGGGCTTGCCCTGTTGGTCCTTCTGTTGTTACACTCTTCCTTGGGTGCTATCTATCCTGCGGCGGTTTTATTATTCACAGGTTTAGGCAATCTCAAAGCACCTAAACTACACCGCTTATGTCCTATCAGTCTAATTTGGACATTCTTCCCATAACGCAGTTTTATCGATAATTCACGTGGTTCACCTTTGGAAGAATTCCCTCTAGCTCCTAACCGGTTTTAGACTACTAGTTTTGGCTACATTTGTGGTCTGCATTCCGTCCTTATCCATTACTGTACTGGGACGTGACCGGACTCTTAACAGAGTCTTTTACACGAGAGCAAGGGCTGTGAATCCCCTGGGGGAGTAGGCTCCCCGTAACAGAAAGACCCTTTTCAGGTCGCACTTGAGACCGGGAATTGATTCCCGGTCTCCCCCACGGACGGTCTCCAGGTTGCTAGTCCTTCGCGATCTCCTGTATGGATTGTAATGCGATCTCGCAAGTGCAAGTGCTTCGCAATCCCCCTCCAAATATCCCTACCCCCTTGAAATAACTGATTCATCCTTTGACGGAAAACGTTTACCGTCAATCTTTTACCAACCGGGAACCGAACATGAAACGTGCCTAGAGGAGAGCGATCTCCCACGGGGAGTGCTTCGCAATCGCCCGTCAGGGGTGTAATGCGATCTCCCGTAGGGAGTGCTTCGCAATCGCCCATTCCCACTTCCATTCCCACAAGCTTTGATAGAATAAAAATAAATCGAGCAAAGGTAACTTTTATGGCAACCCTACTCAGTGAAAGTAAATCACAGACGGGACTGGTTATCTCATGGGAAGCGTTACCCGATGATTTTCAACTAGAGGATGAACCAGTGGACAATATAGGACAACCACTTTTAGCAGGTGCTTTATGTGAAAGTTTAGAAATCAGTGGTTTTATTCAACCACAGATGTTAATTGCTGCTAATTTTGCTTTATGTGCCACATTAAATGCTCAATTTATCGCTAAAGCACCAGATTGGCTATATATACCTTCAGTTAAAGAAATATTGTCAGGACGCAAAAGCTATACACCCCATTTAGAAGGGGATATACCGGCTTTGGTTATGGAATTTTTGTCAGATAAAGAAGGCGGAGAATACTCATTTAAACGTACCTATCCGCCAGGAAAATGGTTTTTTTATGAACAGATTTTGCAAGTTCCTATTTATATCATTTTTGATCCAGATGGAGGATTATTAGAATATTATCAACTGGAAGATGAACGTTATGAATTAAAGCAACCAGACGAAAATGGTCTTCATTGGATTAAGTCAATGGGACTATTTTTAGGAACTTGGCAAGGTACAAAAGAAGGACGTACTGGCTATTGGTTGCGATGGTGGGATAAAACAGGTAATTTGTTACCTTGGGCTTTAGAACTGATTGAACAGGAACGCCAACGAGCAGAACAGGAACGTCAGGAAAAAGAAAGGTTAATAGCTTACTTGCGATCGCAAGGAGTTGACCCTAATAGTTTACCTAATCATGCCAAGTAAATTGGCTATGTAAATGTAGGCGGAACTTATCTAACATTTTGTCATCCCATTCATTAGGAACAGATACAAGAGAGTTGTTGAAAAATAAGGGATAATAATCAAGCAGACAAGTAGGGTGATATTAATGAAGTTGCGGGGAATTATTAAATGCGATCTCCCAAAGGGAGTGCTTTGCAATCACATTTATATCCCGTTTTCTCAACCCAATCGACAAAACCAGTCGGTTTTCAACCGACTTGCGCTTTGAGACCGGGAATTGATTCCCGGTCTCCCCCACAGACAGTCTCCAGGTTGCGAGTCCTTCGCGATCTCCCAAAGGGAGTGCTGCGCAATCACCCGTAGGGTGTGCTTCGCAATCACCCGTAGGGTGTGCTTCGCAATCTCCCATAGAGAGTGCTTCGCAATCCCCCTCCAAATATCCCTACCCCCTTGAAATAACTGATTCATCCTTTGACGGTAAACGTTTTCCGTCAATCTTTTACCAACCGGGAACGGAACATGAAACGTGCCTAGAGGAGAGCGTGCCTTGCGATCGCCCGTCGGGGGTGTAATGCAATCTCCCCTCAACACATTCAGATTTTTCCCTTGAGAAGGAACCAGGGGGATTCCTGAATGTGATGACTCGTAGGGAATGCAATGCGATCTCCCGTAGGGAGTGCTTCGCAATCGCCCATCTCCAGTTTTAGGTTTTTCCATTCAGAAGGGAGGTGGGGGAATTTCTAATTGCGATCTCCCGTAGGGAGTGCTTCGCAATCGTCTGTCTCCATGTTCAAATTTTTCCCTTGAGAAGGAACCGGGGGGATTCCTGAATGCGAGATCCCGTAGGGAGTGCTTCGCGATCGCCTATAAAAAGTACAATGCGATCTCACCTCTTACATAAAGTATTGCACTGAGATTTGGACAAAAAGCGATCGCCTTTCACCTCCTTGCTTAAATTAGTCAAAGAGCTGGCAAATAGACGGGAACTTATTAATTGCTCTGCTGCATAAGCGGTAGCTATTTCTGATAGCGCTGTATCTACCTCCCTTCTGGTTCTTTCCCCTTTTTTGGCAATGAACTTCAGTATGGCCTCTTTTATCGCTGTAATGCTTGTTATTTCACTGTCCTCCCTTAAACTACTCGCGATCGCCTTTAGTTCATCCTGGGGGAGGATAAAACCCAGGTCTTTAGCTACAGTAGATATGGTTTGCTTTTCTGCTAAGGTAATTTCCTTATTTTGTGGTAGCTCTGGAGGCTCGTCTAGAGTGATTACATGGTCTCCTAAAGGAGGTATAGGTACAGGTACTAACTCACTCTGAAACAAGTTTTCCAGACGCTTCTGGTTTTCTTTTTCTGATAGAGAAGAATTCCAATTATCGCGTATTTGTCTGGAGGTAATACGTATACCTCGTCTTTGTAGATTAATTTGCACTCGTTTGATAGCGCTAGCAGTGAGAATCAACGTTTTTTCCTCCCTGACTTATAAATCAAAGCACTCAACATAATCAATCCTGAAATGTCGCGGGAATAATGATTGGTTTGATCAAAAGGTAGACTCAGCTTTTAAGCTTCTCCGGTCTGAAGACACGGAGATTTCTGAAGAGTCCATAAACGAACTTTCTGAGGCTGGCTTAAACAGCCTCTACTGATTCCGCTAAGATCAATTCCTAGCATCACCGCTACTTTTTTCAAAATATTAGCAGCACCATTACAGTCCGCATTAATTTTGAACCCATCAGAAGTTTCATATACTCCACGACTAACTCGTTTCCCGCTTGCTTCCCACCCTTCGGGTTTTTCACCGAATTTAGGTATATTGTCGCAATCAAAAAACGATGATTGAGAAGTGTATGATTCTTCTGTTTCAATAAAATCTATTCCGTATTGTTTACATAATTGAGCAATACGGTCTTTTAATCTTGCTGTGGGAATTTGGACAAACTTCTGATTGTTTTTAGACCCCAAATCAATACTATCTTTTTGTCCTTTATTCCATCCAAAAACAATAGCACCAATCTTATTTTCAATACAGTGGTTAACGACTATTCTTGCAGCTTTGTTAACTGCATCACGCATTTGTCGGTTTCTTTTTTCGGTAATAGCAGCTAATCTGTTAGACCAAAAACCTTGCGGTTTATCACTTTTAAGTTTAGCTACTGATTTGTTGTACCACTGATTTAAACTTTTTAAATGAAGTCCATCAACAATAAATGATGTTCCCAGATTAGAAACACAAGTTAACCAGTTATTTAACCCGTGGTCAATCCCTAAAACATTATTTCTATCAACATCAGATTTTATTTCATCTACCTGATAGACAAATTCTGCATAAAATTGTCTATTTCTAGGTAAAATACGTACTTGATTGATTTGAAGTCAAGGTTAGATGGCATTGGTAGACAAAAAGAATCTATCCCAAACCATGCCTTAACTTTTGTTCCCAAAGGAAACTTAATCATCCCATCAATTAACTTTAATGACCTGCCCGTAAAAGTAGCTACAGTCATAACACTTTTACAGTAATTAGGTAATTTTGGTTTTTGGGAAACTTCGCCCTTTTTTGCAGCTTTTACTAGCTCAATGTACGATTTAAAGGATTCAGCTACACTGGTTAGTATTTGTTGAGAAGTATCAGAATACAATGCCTGATAATGAACGTTTTTCTGATAAGTTCCTAGTTGTTTATGCAAATCTGCTCTACTAGGAATATAACCAGTTTTAAAGTACATCTGCCTAGAATAGTAAACGCCACAATTTGTCAGCTTTTTAGCTTCTGTGCAGAGGTACTCCAATATGGCTGTTATTGATTTATCGGACTTGATAAGAACTTGTTGGCATCCGTACATTGTTCGACCTTCAATGTTTGTTGATTTCAAAAGTATAGTTGAGATATGATTTACTTGTCAATAGCAGCCACGAAACAATATGAAGACAACACTGGAATACAGAATAAGAAATCACTCAAAAGGTAATGCAGTAGTGCATCTTGTATGGATACCTAAACGCCGAAAAAAGGTATTATCTGGAGAGATAGCTAAATGCCTTCGACAGATAATTTACGAACTAGCCAAAGAAAAAGACTGGGATATCCTCTCTCTTGAGGTTGCACCATGTTCATTTATTTGTAGAACATCAACCAGATGTTGCTATAAATCAAGTGGTTAAAGCTTTTAAAGGACGGTCATCTTGCTTGTTAAGACGAAAATTTCCTGAATTACTTAAACTTCCTAGCCTATGGACTAATAGTTATTTTTATTCCACTGCTGGACAGGTTTCAGCAGATGTTATTAAAAGGTATATTGAAGATCCGCATCACGGTTAAATATCAAGGCGAATAAATTCGCCGTTGGCACTTCCTGTCTAAAGCCAAGTGGCTTCCGTGCCTTTCGGCGATTTTCTTGTGATGCAAAGGAAATGATATTCAAATACACTAAAGTCATTATACACCATAGATACCTTATAGTGTCAATGGTCTGTTGAAAATTTAAGGATTGGGTGATACTATCTGGTTGTTAAGTGATTCTGGTACTTTGAGTGATGGAAGAAAAAGAGCTAGTCCCTATTCGATTCTTTCTTTCTAAGGAGGAAAAATTAGAGTTTAGAAAGATTTGCTTAGAAGAAAACACAACCATGAAAGACAAAGTAAGAGAAATAGTATGTGATTATGTGGAAACTCAAAAGGAGGAGAAAAAGAAAAAATAAATAAATTCCCTAGCAGGGACTCTACCCGGGCGGATAAAAATTCCTTGATTCCAATTAGCTGTATGTTTTATTACAGAAAATGATTTAGTAAGGCTATTAGCTATATTTAGTTCTTACTATAGATCCTCATAACTTATACAGGGTGATAAGTGGTCGTGCAAAATAAATTTCGCAGTTCGGGGAGGGAACTGATAATTGAAAAGACCTAATAGATAGCCCTTAGAGAAATTATTTCTTCAATGAATATGTAAAATTAAATTTGCCTGGGTACTTATCTCTAGTATTGATAAATAAACTCAATTGAGAGTATTTCTGGTATCTGGTAATCGTAGCAATTTATATCACCAATTCAGCGTAAATACAAATACTAATTCAGGTAATATCAAGTTTAAATAAATAAACTTGTGACACTTGCAACTTTATTAGAGAGCATGTATAATAAAAACAGTAAAACCACCGGACATTGTCTCTATTTTCTCAGAACGGGACTTCCATGACTGTGGATTATCCCCTAAAAGGGGGTTTCCTAAAAGGGGGCTTGTATGACTATATTACACAATTTTTCCTATTCGTGTCAACCTAGTTCACAAAATTTTTCTCAACCCAAAGACAAGATAAACAACCGGTGTGAAACAACTGATAATTTAGATAAGAGCGAACTTAAAGAGCAAACCTTTAGCTTTTTAACGCGCCTTGGTTTTACACTAGGAAGAGAACTCTGGATAAAAACTTCTAAACGCCAGGTGTTCAGGGCAGTAGTGGGGAAGGGGGAATTAGAAGTATTTCCCCAAAGGAAGGTAAGCAAGGTAGAGGATCCTAAAGGTGGTTCTGTGTGGCGGGATGTTGGTAGATCCTATGGATGGGAGTTCCTATACCAGCTTTCTCAAGAAACTTCCTTATTCTTCTTGCCCAACCATCCTCAAGGTGGGATTGGCAAGGGACACTGCACCAATTTCTCTAATCTTTTCTTTGAGGTAGATGACCTCCCCCTAGACCAACAGTTCCAATAATCCAACCCCCGAAGATCAATGAGATCGCCTGATTACGAAACCAAAAAAAGTTGCTAAAATTAGGTTAAATCCCCCTGAGCTGAGGGGAAAACCCCCTCTTACCAACCGTGTCCCAACCTTCAACTACCACCCAAAATGTAACCCCCCCTAGGGAACCTTTCAACCTACCAGACCATACCCAGTTACCGGACTCCGATGACGATTTTGTGAAAAATTTCCAAGAACACCCGCAAAGCATAATATTAACCACATCAATTGAACCATTACTGAAAAAAATCCATCCCAACGGAGATTATTGTATAGGGCAGGATAGTGGCATATATTGGCGATTCACAGAACCTCCAGAAAAAGGGGTAGAAGCACCAGACTGGTTCTATGTTCCCGGAGTGCCATCCAGATTAAATGGGCAATTGAGAAGGTCATACGTACTATGGAAGGAAAAAGTACCTCCCTTCATAGTGATAGAATTCGCGTCTAAAAATGGAAAGGAAGAAAAAGACAGTTCCCCTCCACCAGAAGGGGATGAAATAGATCCAGAAACCGGGAAACCAAAAAAAGCGGGGAAGTTTTGGGTGTATGAACAAGCGGTAAAGATACCATATTATGCCATATTTAATGGTTTTAAGGGTACACTAGAGGTATATCATTTAGAGAGAAAAAGATACAAAGAAATAAAGGCGAATAGGCGAGGACACTATGCCATACCGGAGATGGGTATAGAATTGGGAATACTGTATGACAACCAGAAACCACCCACACCGTGGTTAAGATGGTGGGATAATAGGGGGAATCTCTTATTGACAGGAAATGAGCTTGCGGAACAAGCGGAAGTTATCGCTATTCGTGAGCGTCTGGCTAAAGAGCGAGCAGAAACTATCGCGTCTCAAGAGCGTCTCTCTAGAGAGCGAGCAGAAACTATCGCGTCTCAAGAGCGTCTCGCTAGAGAGCAAGCAGAAACTATCGCATCTCAAGAGCGTCTCGCTAAAGAACAGGAACGAGAAGCTAAAGAGCGAGCAGAAACTATCGCATCCCAAGAGCGTCTCGCTAAAGAACAGGAACGCCAACAAAAAGAACAGGAACGCCAACAAAAAGAAAAACTAGCTGCTTATCTACGCTCCCTTGGCATTGACCCAGAGAAAATATAAAATCCTGAAGCTTTTAACACCACCAGCTTTCCGTAGGTTGAGTTTAATAATCCAACCCCCGAAGATCAATGAGATCGCCTGATTACGAAACCAAAAAAAGTTGCTAAAATTAGGTTAAATCCCCCTGAGCTGAGGGGAAAACCCCCTCTTACCAACCGTGTCCCAACCTTCAACTACCACCCAAAATGTAACCCCCCCTAGGGAACCTTTCAACCTACCAGACCATACCCAGTTACCGGACTCCGATGACGATTTTGTGAAAAATTTCCAAGAACACCCGCAAAGCATAATATTAACCACATCAATTGAACCATTACTGAAAAAAATCCATCCCAACGGAGACTATTGTATAGGACAGGATAGTGGCATATATTGGCGATTCACAGAACCTCCAGAAAAAGGGGTAGAAGCACCAGACTGGTTCTATGTTCCCGGAGTGCCATCCAGATTAAATGGGCAATTGAGAAGGTCATACGTACTATGGAAGGAAAAAGTACCTCCCTTCATAGTGATAGAATTCGCGTCTAAAAATGGAAAGGAAGAAAAAGACAGTTCCCCTCCACCAGAAGGGGATGAAATAGATCCAGAAACCGGGAAACCAAAAAAAGCGGGGAAGTTTTGGGTGTATGAACAAGCGGTAAAGATACCATATTATGCCATATTTAATGGTTTTAAGGGTACACTAGAGGTATATCATTTAGAGAGAAAAAGATACAAAGAAATAAAGGCGAATAGGCGAGGACACTATGCCATACCGGAGATGGGTATAGAATTGGGAATACTGTATGACAACCAGAAACCACCCACACCGTGGTTAAGATGGTGGGATAATAGGGGGAATCTCTTATTGACAGGAAATGAGCTTGCGGAACAAGCGGAAGTTATCGCTATTCGTGAGCGTCTGGCTAAAGAGCGAGCAGAAACTATCGCGTCTCAAGAGCGTCTCTCTAGAGAGCGAGCAGAAACTATCGCATCCCAAGAGCGTCTCGCTAGAGAGCAAGCAGAAACTATCGCATCTCAAGAGCGTCTCGCTAAAGAACAGGAACGAGAAGCTAAAGAGCGAGCAGAAACTATCGCATCCCAAGAGCGTCTCGCTAAAGAACAGGAACGCCAACAAAAAGAACAAGAACGCCAACAAAAAGAACAAGAACGCCAACAAAAAGAACAGGAACGCCAACAAAAAGAAAAACTAGCTGCTTATCTACGCTCCCTTGGCATTGACCCAGAGAAAATATAAAATCCTGAAGCTTTTAACACCACCAGCTTTCCGTAGGTTGAGTTTAATAATCCAACCACCGAAGATCAATGAGATCGCCTGATTACGAAACCAAAAAAAGTTGCTAAAATTTAGGTTAAATCCCCCTAAGCTGAGGGGAAAACCCCCTCTTACCAACCGTGTCCCAACCTTCAACTACCACCCAAAATGTAACCCCCCCTAGGGAACCTTTCAACCTACCAGACCATACCCAGTTACCGGACTCCGATGACGATTTTGTGAAAAATTTCCAAGAACACCCGCAAAGCATAATATTAACCACATCAATTGAACCATTACTGAAAAAAATCCATCCCAACGGAGATTATTGTATAGGACAGGATAGTGGCATATATTGGCGATTCACAGAACCTCCAGAAAAAGGGGTAGAAGCACCAGACTGGTTCTATGTTCCCGGAGTGCCATCCAGATTAAATGGGCAATTGAGAAGGTCATACGTACTATGGAAGGAAAAAGTACCTCCCTTCATAGTGATAGAATTCGCGTCTAAAAATGGAAAGGAAGAAAAAGACAGTTCCCCTCCACCAGAAGGGGATGAAATAGATCCAGAAACCGGGAAACCAAAAAAAGCGGGGAAGTTTTGGGTGTACGAACAAGCGGTAAAGATACCATATTATGCCATATTTAATGGTTTTAAGGGTACACTAGAGGTATATCATTTAGAGAGAAAAAGATACAAAGAAATAAAGGCGAATAGGCGAGGACACTATGCCATACCGGAGATGGGTATAGAATTGGGAATACTGTATGACAACCAGAAACCACCCACACCGTGGTTAAGATGGTGGGATAATAAGGGGAATCTCTTATTGACAGGAAATGAGCTTGCGGAACAAGCGGAAGTTATCGCTATTCGTGAGCGTCTGGCTAAAGAGCGAGCAGAAACTATCGCGTCTCAAGAGCGTCTGGCTAGAGAGCAAGCAGAAACTACCGCATCTCAAGAGCGTCTGGCTAAAGAGCGAGCAGAAAATATCGCATCTCAAGAGCGTCTGGCTAGAGAGCGAGCAGAAAATATCGCATCTCAAGAGCGTCTGGCTAAAGAACAAGAACGCCAACAAAAAGAACAGGAACGCCAACAAAAAGAACAAGAACGCCAACAAAAAGAAAAACTAGCTGCTTATCTACGCTCCCTTGGCATTGACCCAGAGAAAATATAAAATCCTGAAGCTTTTAACACCACCAGCTTTCCGTAGGTTGAGTTTAATAATCCAACCACCGAAGATCAATGAGATCGCCTGATTACGAAACCAAAAAAAGTTGCTAAAATTAGGTTAAATCCCCCTGAGCTGAGGGGAAAACCCCCTCTTACCAACCGTGTCCCAACCTTCAACTACCACCCAAAATGTAACCCCCCCTAGGGAACCTTTCAACCTACCAGACCATACCCAGTTACCGGACTCCGATGACGATTTTGTGAAAAATTTCCAAGAACACCCGCAAAGCATAATATTAACCACATCAATTGAACCATTACTGAAAAAAATCCATCCCAACGGAGACTATTGTATAGGACAGGATAGTGGCATATATTGGCGATTCACAGAACCTCCAGAAAAAGGGGTAGAAGCACCAGACTGGTTCTATGTTCCCGGAGTGCCATCCAGATTAAATGGGCAATTGAGAAGGTCATACGTACTATGGAAGGAAAAATTACCTCCCTTCATAGTGATAGAATTCGCGTCTAAAAATGGAAAGGAAGAAAAAGACAGTTCCCCTCCACCAGAAGGGGATGAAATAGATCCAGAAACCGGGAAACCAAAAAAAGCGGGGAAGTTTTGGGTGTATGAACAAGCGGTAAAGATACCATATTATGCCATATTTAATGGTTTTAAGGGTACACTAGAGGTATATCATTTAGAGAGAAAAAGATACAAAGAAATAAAGGCGAATAGGCGAGGACACTATGCCATACCAGAGATGGGTATAGAATTGGGAATACTGTATGACAACCAGAAACCACCCACACCGTGGTTAAGATGGTGGGATAATGAGGGGAATCTCTTATTGACAGGAAATGAGCTTGCGGAACAAGCGGAAGCGATCGCTATTCGTGAGCGTCTGGCTAAAGAGCGAGCAGAAACTATCGCGTCTCAAGAGCGTCTCTCTAGAGAGCGAGCAGAAACTATCGCGTTTCAAGAGCGTCTCGCTAGAGAGCAAGCAGAAACTATCGCATCTCAAGAGCGTCTCGCTAAAGAACAGGAACGAGAAGCTAAAGAGCGAGCAGAAACTATCGCATCCCAAGAGCGTCTCGCTAAAGAACAGGAACGCCAACAAAAAGAACAAGAACGCCAACAAAAAGAACAGGAACGCCAACAAAAAGAAAAACTAGCTGCTTATCTACGCTCCCTTGGCATTGACCCAGAGAAAATATAAAA from Cylindrospermopsis curvispora GIHE-G1 harbors:
- a CDS encoding Uma2 family endonuclease; this encodes MATLLSESKSQTGLVISWEALPDDFQLEDEPVDNIGQPLLAGALCESLEISGFIQPQMLIAANFALCATLNAQFIAKAPDWLYIPSVKEILSGRKSYTPHLEGDIPALVMEFLSDKEGGEYSFKRTYPPGKWFFYEQILQVPIYIIFDPDGGLLEYYQLEDERYELKQPDENGLHWIKSMGLFLGTWQGTKEGRTGYWLRWWDKTGNLLPWALELIEQERQRAEQERQEKERLIAYLRSQGVDPNSLPNHAK
- a CDS encoding RNA-guided endonuclease InsQ/TnpB family protein, with amino-acid sequence MNQVRILPRNRQFYAEFVYQVDEIKSDVDRNNVLGIDHGLNNWLTCVSNLGTSFIVDGLHLKSLNQWYNKSVAKLKSDKPQGFWSNRLAAITEKRNRQMRDAVNKAARIVVNHCIENKIGAIVFGWNKGQKDSIDLGSKNNQKFVQIPTARLKDRIAQLCKQYGIDFIETEESYTSQSSFFDCDNIPKFGEKPEGWEASGKRVSRGVYETSDGFKINADCNGAANILKKVAVMLGIDLSGISRGCLSQPQKVRLWTLQKSPCLQTGEA
- a CDS encoding Uma2 family endonuclease → MSQPSTTTQNVTPPREPFNLPDHTQLPDSDDDFVKNFQEHPQSIILTTSIEPLLKKIHPNGDYCIGQDSGIYWRFTEPPEKGVEAPDWFYVPGVPSRLNGQLRRSYVLWKEKVPPFIVIEFASKNGKEEKDSSPPPEGDEIDPETGKPKKAGKFWVYEQAVKIPYYAIFNGFKGTLEVYHLERKRYKEIKANRRGHYAIPEMGIELGILYDNQKPPTPWLRWWDNRGNLLLTGNELAEQAEVIAIRERLAKERAETIASQERLSRERAETIASQERLAREQAETIASQERLAKEQEREAKERAETIASQERLAKEQERQQKEQERQQKEKLAAYLRSLGIDPEKI
- a CDS encoding Uma2 family endonuclease translates to MSQPSTTTQNVTPPREPFNLPDHTQLPDSDDDFVKNFQEHPQSIILTTSIEPLLKKIHPNGDYCIGQDSGIYWRFTEPPEKGVEAPDWFYVPGVPSRLNGQLRRSYVLWKEKVPPFIVIEFASKNGKEEKDSSPPPEGDEIDPETGKPKKAGKFWVYEQAVKIPYYAIFNGFKGTLEVYHLERKRYKEIKANRRGHYAIPEMGIELGILYDNQKPPTPWLRWWDNRGNLLLTGNELAEQAEVIAIRERLAKERAETIASQERLSRERAETIASQERLAREQAETIASQERLAKEQEREAKERAETIASQERLAKEQERQQKEQERQQKEQERQQKEQERQQKEKLAAYLRSLGIDPEKI
- a CDS encoding Uma2 family endonuclease, whose protein sequence is MSQPSTTTQNVTPPREPFNLPDHTQLPDSDDDFVKNFQEHPQSIILTTSIEPLLKKIHPNGDYCIGQDSGIYWRFTEPPEKGVEAPDWFYVPGVPSRLNGQLRRSYVLWKEKLPPFIVIEFASKNGKEEKDSSPPPEGDEIDPETGKPKKAGKFWVYEQAVKIPYYAIFNGFKGTLEVYHLERKRYKEIKANRRGHYAIPEMGIELGILYDNQKPPTPWLRWWDNEGNLLLTGNELAEQAEAIAIRERLAKERAETIASQERLSRERAETIAFQERLAREQAETIASQERLAKEQEREAKERAETIASQERLAKEQERQQKEQERQQKEQERQQKEKLAAYLRSLGIDPEKI